The following proteins are encoded in a genomic region of Sorangiineae bacterium MSr12523:
- a CDS encoding SMP-30/gluconolactonase/LRE family protein — translation MTRVSLAVALAFSVLWACSGEEQDSPTELPRAPDSGGAPSTPETGSVDSCPDGFPRGKASDSRLVAKLSPSPEGVAVCPNGNVFVSIPDQGTVLRIPLDGTPPEVWATLTGRQTLGLACTEGTLFAVDFRSNDAAVIRIAGKGAAGEPLPNLEDGGSFRAMNGIVAMKGRGLYVSEASNTANGRIIFFSETAPNTYKATVAKGGLPFPNGLAFDSKSGTLHVALTLRSQVLAFATEADGGVGTGDVVWSGTPLIDSIDGMAIDENKAIYVAHYLQGYVGRSPDNAKVATMKEPRSLAFRGGSLLVTGAEGLYEKPLGICGM, via the coding sequence ATGACGCGCGTTAGCTTGGCCGTAGCACTGGCTTTTTCCGTGTTGTGGGCCTGCTCCGGCGAAGAACAGGACTCTCCGACCGAACTGCCGCGCGCACCCGATTCCGGTGGGGCCCCCAGCACTCCGGAAACGGGATCCGTGGATTCCTGCCCGGACGGTTTTCCTCGGGGCAAGGCTTCGGATTCGCGTCTCGTGGCCAAGCTGTCGCCGTCGCCGGAAGGCGTAGCGGTATGTCCAAACGGAAACGTCTTCGTATCGATCCCGGATCAAGGAACGGTCCTTCGCATTCCGCTCGATGGAACTCCGCCCGAAGTGTGGGCGACCCTCACGGGCCGTCAGACTTTGGGATTGGCCTGCACCGAGGGCACATTGTTCGCGGTCGACTTTCGCTCCAACGATGCAGCCGTCATACGAATTGCTGGAAAGGGTGCTGCAGGGGAGCCTCTTCCCAATCTCGAAGATGGGGGCTCCTTCCGCGCCATGAACGGAATCGTTGCCATGAAGGGACGTGGCCTCTACGTGAGTGAGGCGAGCAATACGGCGAATGGCCGAATCATCTTTTTCTCGGAAACGGCCCCCAATACGTACAAAGCCACGGTCGCGAAAGGCGGCCTCCCATTTCCCAACGGGCTCGCGTTCGATTCCAAGAGCGGCACGCTCCATGTGGCGCTCACGCTACGAAGCCAAGTTCTCGCCTTCGCCACCGAAGCCGACGGTGGCGTCGGCACCGGCGATGTCGTTTGGTCCGGGACGCCACTCATCGACTCCATCGATGGCATGGCCATCGACGAGAACAAAGCCATTTACGTGGCACACTATCTACAAGGCTACGTTGGACGAAGCCCGGACAACGCGAAGGTCGCCACCATGAAGGAGCCACGAAGCCTCGCCTTCCGAGGCGGTTCCCTCTTGGTAACGGGCGCCGAGGGCCTTTACGAAAAGCCCCTCGGCATCTGCGGCATGTAG